In Papaver somniferum cultivar HN1 chromosome 1, ASM357369v1, whole genome shotgun sequence, a genomic segment contains:
- the LOC113312972 gene encoding uncharacterized protein LOC113312972: protein MKYSVIQHKHHTDINVFAVQKREGKWTSDSPPPRELLWILARQNENREYKTDEIGEVAAQIDDCSKKIKEGTIFCEGKTDAVVKILGEEHGGRVRAAGTRVTHSQYFDTPRQRGSSNKDNLNKIRELEEQLRVKDVQARISEENLRK, encoded by the exons ATGAAATATAGTGTTATACAACATAAGCATCATACTGATATTAATGTATTTGCTGTacagaaaagagaaggaaagtgGACAAGTGATTCACCCCCTCCACGAGAATTATTATGGATACTTGCACGCCAAAATGAAAATAGGGAGTATAAGACTGATGAAATTGGTGAAGTTGCTGCTCAAATT GATGACTGCTCGAAAAAGATCAAAGAGGGTACAATTTTCTGTGAAGGTAAGACAGATGCCGTTGTAAAGATTTTGGGTGAAGAACATGGTGGAAGAGTAAGGGCTGCAGGTACAAGAGTGACCCATAGTCAGTATTTTGACACTCCTCGACAGCGTGGATCATCAAATAAAGATAATCTGAATAAAATCAGAGAACTGGAAGAGCAACTAAGAGTGAAAGATGTGCAAGCACGAATAAGTGAAGAGAACTTGAGAAAATAA